A single Anopheles arabiensis isolate DONGOLA chromosome 2, AaraD3, whole genome shotgun sequence DNA region contains:
- the LOC120893937 gene encoding secreted RxLR effector protein 161-like, protein MDQGFLKDTADTKLLEDNTKYRSVVGAILYIAVCARPDIMATATVLGRKVSAPTEKDWTAAKRAVRYLKDTKDWKLKMGGEHGVTDCGDLIAFSDADWAGDSSSRKSTTGYVVYFSGGAVSWASRKQSNVTLSTMEAEYVALVETCQEVLWCVW, encoded by the coding sequence ATGGACCAGGGTTTCCTGAAGGACACAGCTGACACCAAGCTGTTGGAAGACAACACCAAGTATCGATCCGTTGTTGGAGCAATACTCTACATAGCTGTTTGTGCGCGACCCGACATAATGGCAACGGCTACTGTACTAGGTAGAAAGGTTAGTGCCCCAACGGAAAAAGACTGGACGGCAGCCAAGCGTGCGGTAAGGTATCTTAAGGATACCAAAGATTGGAAGCTGAAGATGGGTGGAGAGCATGGTGTAACCGACTGCGGTGACTTAATCGCGTTTTCCGATGCGGATTGGGCAGGCGATTCTTCATCACGGAAATCAACAACCGGTTACGTGGTGTACTTCTCAGGAGGAGCAGTGTCCTGGGCTAGCCGTAAGCAGAGCAACGTTACGTTATCTACGATGGAGGCTGAGTACGTTGCGTTGGTCGAGACCTGCCAGGAGGTACTGTGGTGCGTGTGGTAG